A window of the Eleutherodactylus coqui strain aEleCoq1 chromosome 8, aEleCoq1.hap1, whole genome shotgun sequence genome harbors these coding sequences:
- the BHLHA15 gene encoding class A basic helix-loop-helix protein 15 — MKTKPRSTRRRLEIDLDDEESPELQTSSEDENDKCYVYKEKSKSRSQEPGKSSNRRKRQSSQGKEHSVRRLESNERERQRMHKLNNAFQALREVIPHVRAEKKLSKIETLTLAKNYINTLTATILNMSSGCLPDVQNTDSGGGGKLYQHYQQQHGEEDNDEHLEKYSTQIHSFRQGS; from the coding sequence ATGAAGACAAAACCAAGATCAACAAGGCGAAGACTGGAAATCGATCTGGATGACGAAGAGAGTCCAGAACTGCAGACTTCCAGCGAGGATGAGAACGATAAGTGCTATGTGTATAAGGAGAAGAGTAAAAGTAGGAGCCAAGAACCTGGTAAGAGCAGCAACCGGAGGAAGAGACAGTCGTCCCAGGGGAAGGAGCACAGCGTCCGGAGACTAGAGAGCAATGAGCGTGAGAGGCAGAGGATGCATAAGCTCAACAATGCTTTCCAGGCTCTAAGAGAAGTCATTCCACATGTAAGAGCAGAGAAGAAATTGTCCAAGATCGAAACACTCACCTTGGCCAAAAACTACATAAATACTCTAACCGCCACCATATTGAATATGTCCAGTGGGTGTTTGCCTGATGTCCAGAACACTGACTCAGGTGGTGGAGGGAAGCTCTATCAACATTACCAGCAGCAACATGGGGAGGAGGACAATGATGAACACTTAGAAAAATACTCTACACAAATTCACAGCTTTCGGCAAGGAAGTTGA